From a single Hypomesus transpacificus isolate Combined female chromosome 14, fHypTra1, whole genome shotgun sequence genomic region:
- the ddx1 gene encoding ATP-dependent RNA helicase DDX1, translated as MAAFGEMGVMPEIAQAVEDLGWLLPTDIQAESIPLILGGGDVLMAAETGSGKTGAFSIPVIQVVYETLKDQQEGKKGRTAVKAGGTVLNTWQMNPYDRSTAFAIGPDGLCCQSREFKEWHGCRSTKGVTKGKHYYEVSCHDQGLCRVGWSTSPASLDLGTDKYSFGFGGTGKKSHNKQFDSYGDEFTMHDTIGCYLDLDNGHLSFSKNGTDLGLAFEIPPHLSNQPFFASCVLKNAELKFNFGGEDFKNAPKAGFAALDKAEERHVVKSTQSGSAKVSQVKAVSTAPKALIIEPSKELAEQTLNVVNQFKKNVDNPKLRDLLIIGGVAAKEQLAILDQGVDIVVGTPGRLDDLISTGKLILSQIRFLVLDECDGLLSAGYTDFIMRVYNQIPQVTSDGKRLQVIVCSATLHSFDVKKLSERIMHFPTWVDLKGEDSVPETVHHVVVPVNPKQDRLWERLAKNHIQTDEVHAKDNTRPGANTPEMWSEGIKILKGEYTIRAIKEHKMDQAIIFCRTKIDCDNMEQYFIQQGGGPDKKGHQLSCVCLHGDRKPQDRKLNLEVFKKQEVKFLICTDVAARGIDIRGVPYVINVTLPDEKQNYVHRIGRVGRAERMGLAISLVAMEKEKVWYHTCANRGRGCHNTRLKEDGGCTIWYNELELLSDVEEHLKCTITQCEPDIKVPLDDFDGKVTYGQRRSTGGGHYKGHVDVLAPTVQELATLEREAQTSFLNLGYLPNQIFKAF; from the exons ATGGCAGCATTTGGTG AAATGGGTGTTATGCCTGAAATTGCTCAGGCTGTCGAGGACTTGGGCTGGCT GCTTCCCACTGACATCCAGGCAGAGTCTATTCCATTGATTCTCGGAGGTGGAGATGTACTCATG GCTGCAGAGACGGGAAGCGGTAAGACTGGG GCCTTTAGTATCCCAGTGATCCAGGTAGTGTATGAGACTCTGAAGGACCAGCAGGAGGGCAAGAAGGGCAGAACTGCTGTGAAGGCCGGTGGAACAG TCCTGAACACCTGGCAGATGAATCCGTATGATCGTAGCACAGCGTTTG CTATCGGCCCAGATGGTCTGTGTTGTCAAAGCAGGGAGTTCAAAGAGTGGCACGGGTGTCGCTCCACCAAAGGTGTCACCAAGG ggaaGCACTACTACGAGGTGTCGTGCCATGATCAGGGCCTGTGTCGAGTGGGCTGGTCCACCAGCCCGGCTTCTCTGGACCTGG GGACTGATAAGTACAGCTTTGGGTTTGGAGGGACTGGGAAGAAATCCCACAACAAGCAGTTTGACAGTTATGGAGAC GAATTCACGATGCACGACACCATCGGATGCTACCTGGATCTTGACAATGGTCATTTGTCATTCTCCAAAAATG gtaCTGATCTGGGTTTGGCCTTTGAGATCCCCCCTCACCTGAGCAACCAGCCTTTCTTTGCCTCCTGTGTACTCAAG AATGCAGAGCTGAAGTTTAACTTTGGCGGAGAGGATTTTAAAAACGCCCCTAAGGCTGGGTTTGCAGCACTGGACAAAGCAGAAGAGAGACATGTGGTCAAGTCCACTCAGTCTG GCAGTGCCAAGGTGAGTCAGGTGAAGGCCGTGTCCACCGCCCCCAAAGCCCTCATCATCGAGCCCTCCAAAGAGCTGGCTGAGCAGACGCTCAATGTGGTCAACCAGTTCAAGAAGAATGTGGACAACCCCAAGCTCAG AGATCTCCTGATCATCGGTGGCGTAGCGGCCAAAGAGCAGCTGGCCATCCTGGACCAGGGG GTGGACATCGTGGTGGGAACTCCAGGGCGGCTAGATGACCTGATCTCCACAGGGAAGCTCATCCTGTCCCAAATCCGCTTCCTCGTCCtggatgagtgt GATGGGCTACTCTCTGCAGGCTACACAGACTTCATCATGAGGGTCTACAACCAGATCCCGCAAGTCACCTCGGACGGCAAGAGGCTgcag GTCATTGTGTGTTCCGCCACCCTGCACTCGTTCGACGTGAAGAAGCTGTCGGAGCGCATCATGCACTTCCCCACCTGGGTGGACCTGAAGGGGGAGGACTCCGTCCCCGAGACGGTCCACCACGTGGTCGTCCCAGTCAACCCCAAGCAGGACCGCCTCTGGGAGAGGCTGGCCAAGAACCACATCCAG ACGGACGAGGTCCACGCCAAAGATAACACCAGACCAGGAGCCAACACCCCAG AGATGTGGTCGGAAGGCATAAAGATTCTGAAGGGAGAGTATACGATCAGAGCCATCAAGGAACACAAAATGGACCAGGCCATCATCTTCTGTAGGACCAAGATTGACTGTGACAACATGGAGCAGTACTTcatccagcaggggggag GTCCCGATAAAAAAGGACACCAGTTATCCTGCGTCTGTCTCCACGGCGACAGAAAGCCTCAAGATCGCAAACTCAACTTGGAGGTGTTCAAG aaacaggaagtgaagttcTTGATCTGCACAGACGTGGCTGCCAGGGGCATTGACATCCGAGGAGTTCCCTACG TGATCAACGTGACTCTGCCAGACGAGAAGCAGAACTACGTCCATCGTATTGGCCGAGTGGGCAGAGCTGAGAG AATGGGATTGGCCATTTCTTTGGTTGctatggagaaagagaag gtgtggtacCACACATGTGCTAACCGGGGCCGAGGCTGCCACAACACCAGGCTAAAGGAAGATGGAGGCTGCACTATCTGGTACAACGAGCTCGAG CTTCTGTCAGACGTGGAGGAGCACCTGAAGTGCACCATCACCCAGTGTGAGCCAGACATCAAAGTGCCATTGGATGACTTCGACGGGAAGGTCACTTATGGACAGCGTCGGTCaacaggag GTGGTCACTACAAGGGTCATGTGGATGTGTTGGCCCCCACTGTACAGGAGCTGGccaccctggagagagaggcccagaCCTCCTTCCTCAACCTGGGCTACCTCCCCAACCAGATATTCAAGGCCTTCTGA